Part of the Aquarana catesbeiana isolate 2022-GZ linkage group LG06, ASM4218655v1, whole genome shotgun sequence genome is shown below.
GGAGACAAGGTATGTTTACGGCTTCGGAGGTCCAAAACTGACCAGCAAGGTAAAGGGGTGGTTGTGTTACTGTTTGCCTTACCAGGGTCAAGGGTGTGCCTAGTAGAGGCGGTACGGGAATTTAGGTCGGTCAGGTGTGAGGGGGCGGGGCcgttcctgaggcatgaggatgggtctTATCTGTCACGGTTTCAATAtagcgatttttagaaaatgtTTACAAAGGGCTGGTTTGGTTGGGTCAGAGtatgcttcacactccttccgcataggggcagctaccgaagctgccagatgcgggttggatgaggctGCTGTGCGCAGGCTCGGGAGATGGGAGTCTAGGAGATTCAGGTCTTATATCAGACCTAATTTGgtacttgaataaaaaaaaaaaaaaaaacgaataagagGACACGCAATATATAAGGGACAGGTTGTGGGTAACAGTTGATTGTTGGTAGTGTTGAGTGTAAGAGGGTAGCAATTTTGTGTTTTGTTTCATTGCAGATGGAAGCCCGGTATGCCTGGTCTGGATTGTAGGTCACTCCTATGTTtgctggggggccaggagaggtgacgtACGTCCGGAGGGCAGGCAACTGGGGATTTCCAGGATGGAGGCGTACATACGCTGGTTAGGTAGACCAGGGATGTTGTGGGGTGGAGTTATGGGTGACGTGAAGAGGTATGTTCGGTTGGACAGGCCCCCTGATGTTTTGGTGATTCATGCGGGTGGGAATTACTTGGGGGTCCAGTCGGTCAGGGATCTGATGGCGGACATCAAAAAGGATTTTATGCAGTTACGGGTTAAGTTTCCGGGCACCCTTCTAgtttggtctgacatagtggcTCGAACAACATGGCGCTGGGCTAGATCAGTGGTGTGCATTAATAAGACACGTATCAGAATTAATAAGGTGGTGGGGAGATTTGTCAGACAGTTGGATGGTATTGTTGTTCGGCACAGGGAGTTGGAGACGAATGTGGGATTATAcctgaggagggatggtgttcatctctcTGATGTAGGGATTGATTTATGGTCCCTGGGTTTGCAGGAGGGGATACAACAGGCCCtcagggtgtggaggtgccctcaaacgTACGGTGGTCacgctttcgggctgtggctgttttattctggtggtctttgacgggggcggtaaacggatggatttaaaggggtggggggctcatcattaGCATGTTCCCCTCCAGTGTATTCCCGAACGGTGGTGGGAATACTGGGTTTGGTGGCGCTGCGGGaagcggttgtctccgagcggctacagctggaggcctattagttttTGGAAAAATCCTGCAGTGCGTTGGTTATCCgtggttatatagttatatattttatatatatgttttggaaaggtgggtcaccgtcagagaccatcagactggggttgaCAGTTACGTTATTGATATGTCGTTCTTTgcttattggttatttattggttatttattggagtaTTTATCTGGAgttgttttaataaaagaggctgttgtggccatGTTACTCCATAAACaaaaggtgtggtctcatcattttaggtgGGGTTGTTGAGTTCTGGGGGTTGAAGTGTAAAAGGGGGAAATTACAGAAAGGAATGGAGGTGacatttggactacactggtcaagtgaggcacGGAACGAGAGGGACTGAAAGGAGGGGTAgggtagggccgggcatgacagtgtgtctaagggagacacggAAGGGGTTAAAAAAGTTGGAAAAGTAAGATGGGAAAAAGGGGAGGTAGAAAAGGTAAGTTTGTGAGAAAAGGGGAGTGGTGGTATTTAAAGGAGGGGAGGAGTAAAAATGGGTCAGTGTGAGGAGAGTGCAGCAGAGGAGGCAGTTTTCCCACCATCCCTCCCTATAATGTTATATAGATATATGTGCAACGTGTGTGAGtagttgttgtggtgttttttcttTCTTACAGGAACGGAACAGGTCGTCATGACAGCAGAGGTAGCCATTCTGGTTTGGGGCTGTTTTATTCTGGTGGCCTTTGACGGGGGCGGTAAACGGATGGATTTAAAGGGGAGGGGGGCTCATCATTAGCATGTTCCCCTCCGGTGCATTCCTGAACGGTGGAGGGAATACTGGGTTTGGTGGCGCTGCGGGaagcggttgtctccgagcggctacagctggaggcctattagttttTGAAAAAATCCCGCAGTGCGTTGGTTATCCgtggttatatagttatatattttatatattttatatatatgttttggaaAGGTGGGTCActgtcagagaccatcagactggggttgaCAGTTACGTTATTGATATGTCGATCTTTGCTTAAAAaaagaggctgttgtggccatGTTACTCCATAAATAAAAGGTGTGGTTTCATCATTTTAGATGGGGTTGTTAAGTTCTGGGGGTTGAAGTGTAAAAGGGGGAAATTACAGAAAGGAATGGAGGTGacatttggactacactggtcatgcaAGCTTCACAAAGGAAACTGTCTGcctgagtctggaggaagacatCCAAGTCCAGGGGCACTGTGAGTACAAGCCTGAGAGAGGTATCCTAGTGATTGTTGCTGCTGTTAACCCCTGGTGCAGTAAGTGGAAGGATTGCCTGGTCTAGAACCATGCTAATGGTGTCCCAGTACTGTCACTTTATGTCCTACTGCTCAAATTACTGTACTAAGAAGTAGCTGCAAAGGCAAGCATGTCCTCACATTCCTGTGTAGTGTTCCAGAGTATCCCACAGTCCCCCAAACCCCATCTAAGTTAATatgcaatacatttttaaaaaggcaACCCCTAAACTGTTTTCTGAGCCAGAGGAGTGAaagttgctgtttgcctggctgccgcTACACAAAGGGAAAAAAACCTGGGACACAACTCAGTGGCCCTTGTGGGGTAGTGCTACTTACAGGAACAGGCACTCTACTTGTTTCTGTATGCCAAGTTATAGAGTTGATCTTAATAACCACCAAGTTCATTATCTACCAACTGGAGGTAATTATGTTTGAATTTGGTGCAGTAAAATCGCCACTTCCACTTTGTAAAACTGGTGCCACCTAAATCTGCTGTGTCTGTAAAACTACGGAAGCAGACGGCAGGGATTTTTGAATCGCTAAAGgcaattttaaccgcttcagccccggaagattttacccccttcctgaccagagcactttttgcgattcggcactgcgtcgctttaactgacaattgcgtggtcatgcaacgttgcacccaaacaaaattgatgtcctttttttcccacaaatagagctttcttttggtggtatttgatcacctctgcagtttttattttttgcgctataaacaaaaaagagcgtcaattttgaaaaaaaacgcaatatttttttactttttgctataataaatatcccctaaaaatatataaaaaaaactatttttttcctcagtttaggtcgatatgtattcttctctatatttttggtaaaaaaaaatcccaataagcgtatattgattggtttgcgcaaaagttatagcgtctgcaaaataggagatagttttatggcatttttattattaatttttttttactagtaatggcggcgatctgcgatttttatcgggactgcgacattatggcggacacgtcggacaattttgacacatttttgggaccactggcatttttacagcgatcagtgctataaaaatgcattgattactgcaaaaatgtcactggcagtgaagaggttaaccactagggggcgatcaaggggttaatgtgttccctattgtgtgttctaactgaaggagggaggggactgtgcaggggagatgacagatcgctgttcatactctgtatgaacagagggtctgtctgttctcccctcagagaaccagaaactgtgtgtcaGGGGCCTGCCAGCACAGaacgggcgaacatgcgtgcgcgcatGTGCACACGCGCCCCAGGCCAGTTTGAACACCAGCGCCTGTCTCCTTGTGCAGGTGTGCGTGGGTGCGCGGCGGGTGTGTACACGCATAGCGGGCGCACACACGTTCGCGCTACcaccgtttggcgccaaggggcctttagaAGAAttgcagctgcacttgtgcagCACTGTTTTGTCTGCAGCTCTGTGCCCTAGTATCCTGAAACCTACCTGCTGATCCTATCTACTAACCCGACTCCTGTTTGACCTCCCTGCCCCCTCCTATCCCaatcccggcttgcctgactctgtttAAGGACTTCTGCTTGatacccgttgccgacctctgcctgttatcTGACCCTGCTAAAAGCCTGCTGCACCTGCCTGCCTGATTACCcgtttgacccagcttgtctgacctctctgctgccttgctCTGTGTATGTGTGCTGTATCTTCTAGCTTGCCTTATCCAGCTCCAGTTGCCACTGCTCCTGCATCCACCAGCTCTTCGGGTCGCTGACCTGCTACTGTCTCAGCTGTCTCTGCagttccagccatccctggaggatcTCCATCCTGCCACAGCACCAGCTGCTGCAACTTCCCAGGGcactcctaccccgctgtgctcatgagaccactgtccccactccagtggctcctgaaccagagtTGTAAgagtggtcttcttctaccagtcaggctctactaccaggtacctaacagtacgaaacagccatgactgagcctgcaggagagacctctgccatgaaggagatctgcacgcatctTGCGGCCCTCACAAGCCGTGAAATCCCTACAGGATGGCTATGTCAAGCTAGAAGGACAGGTTCAGAATCTCTCTGTTCCTTGTAACACGGCTTCTGCATCTTCCGCCACACCTGCACAGACTGTCTCCCAACCTTCAGTTGTGATGCTCCCGCCTGAACCTAAAGTTCCCATTCccgagaggttctctggggaccgagCAAAGTTCTGAGCCTTCCGCAATGCTTGCCAGCTCTATTTTGCCCTCCAACCCAGGACCTTTTCTCTGGAAGCTACGaaggtggggtttgtgatctcTCTGTTACAAGGGgtaccccagacctgggcccaccgactTCTCGAGGGGAACCGTGCTCAGACTCATTCTCTGCTTTCTTTCTTCGAGGCCATGGCCCAGTTTTATGAGGACCCCAGTGGACTGCCACGGCCGAGTCTGCCTTGTTTGCACTCCAGCAGGGTCGCAGAGTGGCAGAGGACTATGTTATGGACTTTAAACGCTGGAGCGCAGACACCCAATGGAATGACACAGCCCTACGACACCAGTTCAACATGGGCCTCTCTAAGGGactgaaggatgagcttgctcaTGTTGGCATACCCGATACTCTTGAGGGCCTGATTACCTTGGCCATCCAAATAGACCGTCGACTCCGAGAACGCCGGTCTGAATGTTCTTCCCAACAAAGCCGCCCGGTTTGGATGACTGCTAAGGCTGCAGTTCCTGCTTCCCGTTGCCTGACTTCACCTTGCTTGAATCCTGCCAGGTCAGCCCCTGACACTTCCGAGACTATGCAGCTAGGACTGATGCGACCAACCTTGCCTCTGGAGGAACGAGCACGACGCCGTCAGTTGAACCTATGCCTTTACTGTGGTGGATCAGGTCACTACGTGAAAAACTGCCCCGTCAAGATGCGTAAGTATCTCTCCTCTGTTCCTGCTAGCCCTTCAACCTTATCTGCCAGCACAACTCATCTTGCTCTTCCTCTCTCATTGCAGTTCCAGGGAAAGACAATTCCAGTTAatgccatcattgattccggagcatgcagttgctttattgatgcCACCTTTGCCAGCCAACAAGCCATTCCCCTGCAAGAGAAGACACATGGACTTTCCGTTTACCTGGCTGATGGTTCTCGCATAAAATCAGGGCAAGTGACCCAGgagacccttcctctgtctgccaccacTCTCCCCCAACATAAGGAACTTTTGACTCTTGATGCCATCTCCTCTTCACTGTTTCCAGTGATCCAGGGCataccctggctccaggcccacaacCCCCACATCAATTGGGTCACTGGAGAGGTGAGGTTCCAGTCTCCCTACTGCCAAAAGCATTGCCTACTTAAACCCTCCGATCCGTCAACTACCTTACTGTGTTTGACATTGATCAGAACCTTTGTCAGTCTGTGCCTGAGCCATACCACTAATTACGCGATGTCTTCAGTAAGCGGGGAGCAGACTCCCTTCCGCCTCACTGCCCCTATGACTGTCCGATCGAACTTCTCCCGTGGGCCGAGATCCCTTTTGGGCGTATCTTTCCTTTGTCGGAAAGAGAGCAGGAGGCATTGAAGATCTACATTGATGAGAACTTGTACAAGGGGTTTATCCGCCATTCTACCTCCCCAGCAGGCTCTGGAATATTCTTTGTCACcaagaaagatcagactcttcgcccatgtgtggactatcgtgaactaaataaaatcacggtcaaaaaacGATATCCTTTGCCCCTGTTTGCCACATGTTTGCAGGGTTTTATGCCGCCTTCGGCAGCACGGACTGTATGCGAAGGCAGAAAAGTACGAATTTGAACAGCAGAACATCCAGTTTCTGGGGCTTGTGATCTCtccaacaggcatcaagatggacccccaaaaAGTGTCCACTATACTTGACTGGCCGTACCCTTGGATAAGAAGGGGGTATGACATTTtgtaggctttgcaaacttttacagaaaatgtattaaaGGATTTTTCGCCATAATCACTCCCATCACACAACTGACCAAACAAAATTCACGCTTTCACAGGGGGCCGGAGGCTCAAAATGCCTTAGAGAAACTCAAGGAACTCTTCACCTCAGCCCCAATCCTCAGCCACCCTGATCCATCACTACTGTAcatcctggaggttgatgcctctgaaatAGCTGTAGGAGCAGTCGTTTCACAACGGCAAGGCAGTAAGGATTTGATGCACCCTGTGGGGTTCTTCTATCGGAAACTCTCCTGCGGAGAaaaactatgatgttggtgatcgggagttacttgccattaaaactgcattaaaactgcattggaagagtggagatacctgctGGAGGGAGTGGCTCACCCAGTATTGATATACACCGACCACAAACTTAGAATATCTAAGATTTGCCAAGCGGCTGAAACCTCAGCAAGCTCGTTGGGCCTTATTTTTCTCACGTTTTTGTTTCCATATCACCTACGGGCCAGGATCAAAAAATGTGAAACCAGACGCGCTTTCGCGCATGTATGACAATCCCAAGGATCTATCCATTCCGGGCACTATTCTCCCCGCAGGCAACTTTCTGCTTTTACAGACAGATCTTCTTTCCCAGATCAAGGAAGCACCCACGAACTCTTCAAAACCCCCCGGAATCACATTAACATCCAGAGATGGTCTTTTTTGGAGGAGGAGTCAAATCTTTGTTCCAAAGGTCATCTGAGTCAAAGTACTAACACTTCTCcatgatcacccactggcaggacagttagacatgtacggagctgtattgtaaaggaagcagagtacagacatgaaagggtgcaaGGAACTTAGGGAAGGAAGAAGTAGGATAAGGAGAGGTTTAAGGAAGTTAGGGATATGTTGGGATTGGTGGATCagtgtagaaggggaggagagttttAATCAGTGCTTAAGCCAGGGGGAATTATACAGCAGTCGTGAGTTGGAGAGTCAGGAAGAACGTTCCCTGAGGTAGCTGAGAGATAGCAGGTAGCATGAGTGGTTTAGAGCAGCTATGGGTACAGCTTAGGGAAGCAGCGGAGACCCATGGAGCAGAATGGCTGCAGAGCCAGATTGCATCCACACTACAGGGGGTTGAGCAGGGCCCATCCACTGCGAGGCCTAGACCTCCGGAGTGCCTTAGTCCTGACATCGCTCCTAGGACTCAGAGGAGACTGGGGAGCCCGAGTCGGACCCCCTAGGGACCCCCGCCGGCAAAGCAGACACCTAAAAGAGCGGGTGGGGGGGCAGCAAGGAGAGACAGATTGCAGCATAGTCATAGGGGGGAGGCGTAATGCGGACACCCAGGCCAGCCCCCACTGGTGCATCTCCACGGGATTGACAGCAGGCTGCCACCACCGGCGATGCTCCGGTCGGGGTGGCAACCCGGCGAGGGAGAACGGGACGGTCGGGCGCCGGCATGGCCTGTGAAACGGCCGGTGGCTTgcctcgtggcggcgccatcttacctCAGGGAAGAGGTTCAGCCAGTCAGCACAGGGATCGTCAGTCGGGAGGCCCCGCCTCCAGGTTCAGTGAagggcctgggagggttggccagCGCAATGCCTGCGTGAGAGACAGGTCGCCGAGTGATGACATCATTTCCCCATACGAGGGGAACGGAGGAAGGAACCCTCAGATGGATGTCGCCCCCCCTCCGGTCGCTCAGGCTGCAGGACGAAAGTCGGCCAGAAGAACAGCAGTAGAAGAACAGCAACTGATAcagagggacagcagcagcagcagcgaggAGGGCGAGCTGAGCGATGATCCACAGGAGGCAGCGGTGGAGTCGGGTCCGACGGCTGGTGGGTCCTCTCACCTAAGGCAGCCTGGTAAGCGAACGTCTGTTTCTGTTACTAATGTTTATGGGTTGACTGAAGCAGGGGGAGTCAGGGTGGGGGGGGTGAGCAAGGTGCcttaagggggggagaaggggatttATGGGAGTCAGTGAGGGAGCTACTTCGCCGCCCGGAGAGCGGGGCTCCGCAACCCTCATCCCCCATCAGCCCCTGGGTACCACAGCCCCCAAGTGTTAGGGATCCCGTGGTTGTAGTGGACCCCCCGCAAAGGCCGACGACGTTGGTGGTGGCCGAGACACAGACGGGAGGTGACGGCGTGGGAGATTCTACAAAAACCACAACGCAGGACAAGGATGCGGAAAAGGTGAGACTGGCAGATGCGGCCAAGTGTGAGGTCTACGTTTGCTTCGAGGGACCTTTGGGGGCGCATTTGAAAAAAGAGGtaagagaaaaaatttggaaaaacgagTTTGTGGAGATTTTCTCCTTGCTCCCGTTAGAAAAGTTTAATTTAGACAGGGTAAAGCCAGATGAGAgtaaaaaagaggaggaagagaagagaaggtaCAGATTAATTCCGCGCACGTTTGCTAATTGGTTGCAAGCTTTTGCGATTCTGGCTAGCGTGATTGGGGAAAAAGCCCCCGAGAATTGCTCGGCATTATTCTGTTATTTAGAAGCGATCAGCGAGGCACATCGAGTATATGGGGGTTTAGCATGGCTTCGTTATGACGAACGGTTTCGTCAAAGGAAGGCTATTCGCCCATCGATTAGATGGGACGATAAAGATATAAgtctctggatgaagttgatgacgtcATCCAGGGCTGCGAGCCCGTTTTTTCAAGGCGGGGTCGGCGGCACCTCCTCCACTGGATCGCCggccccaaaaaagaaaggggtgtgctggcagttcaatgaaggcAACTGTCGGTTCGGGACTTCATGTCGCTACAAACATGAATGCTCCGGATGTAGTGGGGGGCACCCTTTTGCGCGCTGCTTCAAGCAAGGAAAAGGTCGCACAGGAGAcatcgctggaaaaagggatgacgccggtgagactagaaaggatgctacctttcctaaataggtatccgGATAGG
Proteins encoded:
- the LOC141147687 gene encoding uncharacterized protein codes for the protein MACETAGGLPRGGAILPQGRGSASQHRDRQSGGPASRFSEGPGRVGQRNACVRDRSPSDDIISPYEGNGGRNPQMDVAPPPVAQAAGRKSARRTAVEEQQLIQRDSSSSSEEGELSDDPQEAAVESGPTAGGSSHLRQPESPVPAVQDIVDFLSRNNRVLQEAMSKAQADSKRAFDQKRRGELDLQFGDQAVSDLTHKKAREK